A stretch of DNA from Candidatus Equadaptatus faecalis:
GGTTTGCCGAGCAGTTCGGCGCAGCGCTGCGAAACATATTTATGGCTTGTGCCGTGGAAGCCGTAACGGCGGATTTTTTCTTTCTTGTAGAATTCGTAAGGAATTCCGTAAAGGTACGACGTCGCCGGCATTGTCTGGTGGAAAGAAGTGTCAAACACGACAACGTTCGGAAGGTCGGGAAGAACCCTCTGCACGGCTTCGATACCCTGAAGGTTTGCAGGATTGTGGAGCGGCGCAAGCGGGGTAACCTTTCTGATGCCTTCAAGAACTTTCGGCGTAACAAGCGCTGACTCCGTAAAATCTTCTCCGCCGTGAACAACACGGTGCCCGACTGCTGAAAGTTCACTGAGATTTTTGAGAACGCCGAATTTCTTGTCAACGAGCATATCAAGAACAAATTTAATTGCTTCGGTATGCGTCGGGAAGCTTACGTCTTTGTCAAATTTCTCTTTACCGGCGACTTTCGTGTGTTTGATGTGAGAGCCTGCCATACCAATGCGTTCGACAAGACCTTTCGCAAGAAGCTTTTCACCGTCCATGTCAACAAGCTGGTATTTGAGCGATGAGCTTCCGCAGTTGAGAACCAAAATTTTCATTACCAAACCCCTCCGATTTTCAGTTTTTGTGGTATTCTTTACCACAAGGATGTGAGTTTATGAATCTCCCCAAGGTAACAGGGATTGTTGCCGAATACAACCCATTGCACAACGGACACGTCTACCAGCTTAACAAAGCCAAAGAACTGAGCGGCGCAGAAGCGCTGATAGTTGTGCTTTCGTCTGATTTCGTACAGCGCGGAGAGCCTGCGTTTCTTTCAATGCACGAACGCGCCAAACTCGCCGTTTTGCACGGCGCAGACCTTGTTCTGGAACTTCCGGCCCTGTTTTCCTGCGGCAACGCGGGCATCTTCGCTGATTCAGCAGTTAAGCTGTCAGCCGCCACCGGAATCGTCAAAACACTCTCGTTCGGTATGGAAGACCCGGACTGGGATTTAATCTCCGCTGCGTCTATTTTAGTTGAAGAACCGGATAGTTTCAAGTTTTTATTGAAAAAAAATTTAGAATCAGGTTTTTCATTTGCCGAAGCACGCGTCAACGCTCTTGATTCCTGCATGCCGGGCGCAGCCTCAAAGCTTGCGGGATCAAACAATTCTCTTGCATTGAATTATGCTTCAGCCATAATAAAAAATCATTGCGAAATCTCTCTTGTTCCGGTACAGCGGACAGGCACAGCTCACGACACCTCTGATTTGAGCGAAGCATACGCTTCGTCGTCCGCGCTCAGAAATATGCTCAGGGAAAATAATTTGACCGCCGTAAAATCATTCGTTCCGGAAAAATCGGCACAAGTCATTAAAGAAAATTTAAGCGGCGGAACAGCATACGTTTCGCACGACAGGCTTTGGACAGCGTTAAGGCCGCTTCTGCTGAGGAGCAGCTCCGAAGATTTTTTCAAAACTGCGGAAATATCCGAAGGAATTGAAAATAAATTTATTGCTGAGGCTTTGTCGGCAGACAGCTTCGATGAGTGGCTTGAACGCTGCACAAGCAGGCGCTATCCCAAAGGAAGAATCCGCAGACAAGCCATGCAGCTTTTGCTCGGCACAGACCGCTGGACAAGATATGCCTCGCAAAGGCTCGGAGTACCTTACATCCGTCCTTTGGCAATGAACGCTAACGGCAGAGAGCTGCTTAAAATTATGAAAGAAACTGCGAAACTGCCGGTAATTGCAAAATGCGGCGATGCAAAATTTTCCGCTTACGCGGAGAAAATTATGCAGTACGACCTGCTCGCTTCAGAACTC
This window harbors:
- a CDS encoding nucleotidyltransferase family protein; translation: MNLPKVTGIVAEYNPLHNGHVYQLNKAKELSGAEALIVVLSSDFVQRGEPAFLSMHERAKLAVLHGADLVLELPALFSCGNAGIFADSAVKLSAATGIVKTLSFGMEDPDWDLISAASILVEEPDSFKFLLKKNLESGFSFAEARVNALDSCMPGAASKLAGSNNSLALNYASAIIKNHCEISLVPVQRTGTAHDTSDLSEAYASSSALRNMLRENNLTAVKSFVPEKSAQVIKENLSGGTAYVSHDRLWTALRPLLLRSSSEDFFKTAEISEGIENKFIAEALSADSFDEWLERCTSRRYPKGRIRRQAMQLLLGTDRWTRYASQRLGVPYIRPLAMNANGRELLKIMKETAKLPVIAKCGDAKFSAYAEKIMQYDLLASELRRGFLPCGNCGTAHAEKIYIAD